The Babylonia areolata isolate BAREFJ2019XMU chromosome 22, ASM4173473v1, whole genome shotgun sequence genome contains a region encoding:
- the LOC143297369 gene encoding putative SERF-like protein has translation MTRGNQREKAREKAMKKKSETDKKKDSSKKGGNAGKTLEERRERDAAIMREKQMKKADAACEGATGGASK, from the exons ATGACTC GTGGCAACCAGAGAGAGAAGGCCCGGGAGAAGGCCATGAAGAAGAAGTCGGagactgacaaaaaaaaggaTTCCTCGAAGAAAGGAGGGAATGCAGGAAAGACCCTCGAGGAACGGCGTGAGAG GGATGCTGCCATCATGCGAGAGAAACAAATGAAGAAGGCGGATGCAGCTTGTGAGGGGGCCACAGGGGGGGCCTCCAAATGA